In Chionomys nivalis chromosome 24, mChiNiv1.1, whole genome shotgun sequence, one genomic interval encodes:
- the Znf639 gene encoding zinc finger protein 639, which produces MNEYPKKRKRKTLHPSRYSDSSGISRITDGVSGIFSDHCYSVCSMRQPDLKYFDNKDDDSDPETSNDLPKFTDGTKARNRNQNYLVPSPVLRILDHTVFSTEKSADVEICDEECDSPESVPQHTQEESPIEVHTSEDVPIAVEVHAISEDYDIETENNSSESLQDQTDEEPPAKLCKILDKSQALNVTAQQKWPLLRANSSGLYKCELCEFNSKYFSDLKQHMILKHKRTDSNVCRVCKESFSTNMLLIEHAKLHEEDPYICKYCDYKTVIFENLSQHIADTHFSDHLYWCEQCDVQFSSSSELYLHFQEHSRDEQYLCQFCEHETGDPEDLHSHVVNEHARRLIELSDKCSGGGHGQCSLLSKITFDKCKNFFVCQVCGFRSRLHTNVNRHVAIEHTKIFPHVCDDCGKGFSSMLEYCKHLNSHLSEGIYLCQYCEYSTGQIEDLKIHLDFKHSADLPHKCSDCLMRFGNERELISHLPIHETT; this is translated from the exons atTCTTCTGGAATAAGCAGGATCACAGATGGAGTCAGTGGAATCTTTTCTGATCATTGTTACAGTGTCTGCTCTATGAGACAACCTGACTTAAAATACTTTGACAACAAAG ATGATGATTCTGATCCTGAGACATCAAATGACTTGCCCAAATTTACAGACGGAACTAAGGCCAGAAACAGGAATCAGAACTACCTTGTTCCCAGCCCTGTGCTTAGAATTCTAGACCACACTGTCTTTTCCACAG AAAAGTCTGCTGATGTGGAAATCTGTGATGAAGAATGTGATTCGCCCGAGTCTGTGCCTCAGCACACTCAAGAGGAGAGCCCTATAGAGGTTCACACCTCAGAAGATGTCCCAATTGCCGTAGAAGTTCATGCCATTTCTGAAGATTAtgatatagagacagagaacaaTTCCTCCGAGAGCCTCCAAGACCAGACTGATGAAGAACCACCAGCTAAACTCTGTAAAATACTTGACAAGAGCCAAGCTTTGAATGTGACTGCCCAACAGAAGTGGCCTTTACTGAGAGCCAACAGCAGTGGCCTCTACAAGTGTGAACTTTGTGAATTCAACAGTAAGTACTTTTCTGACCTAAAGCAGCATATGATCCTGAAACACAAGCGTACTGACTCGAATGTGTGTCGAGTGTGTAAGGAAAGCTTTTCCACTAATATGCTTCTCATTGAGCACGCCAAACTTCATGAAGAAGACCCCTACATCTGTAAGTACTGTGACTATAAGACAGTGATCTTTGAGAACCTCAGCCAGCACATTGCGGACACCCACTTCAGTGACCACCTTTACTGGTGCGAGCAGTGTGACGTGCAGTTCTCCTCCAGCAGTGAGCTCTACCTGCACTTCCAGGAGCACAGCCGCGATGAACAGTACCTGTGCCAGTTCTGTGAGCACGAGACAGGCGACCCTGAGGACCTGCACAGCCACGTGGTCAATGAGCATGCTCGAAGACTGATAGAGCTAAGTGACAAGTGCAGCGGTGGTGGGCACGGGCAGTGCAGCCTTTTAAGCAAGATCACCTTTGACAAATGCAAGAACTTCTTCGTGTGTCAAGTATGTGGATTTCGTAGCAGACTTCACACAAACGTGAACAGACATGTTGCTATCGAGCATACTAAAATCTTCCCCCACGTTTGTGATGACTGTGGGAAGGGCTTTTCCAGCATGTTAGAATATTGCAAGCATCTAAATTCACATTTATCTGAAGGGATTTATTTATGCCAATATTGTGAATATTCAACAGGACAAATCGAAGATCTTAAAATTCATCTTGATTTCAAGCATTCAGCTGACTTGCCTCATAAATGCAGTGACTGCCTGATGAGGTTTGGGAATGAAAGGGAATTAATCAGTCACCTTCCAATCCATGAGACTACCTGA